GAAAGCAAGCACAAGAGCCTAAGCACCATGCCCCAATTACAATAAACTCCACCATCCAAAAAGTGCTCCTCAACCCAACCACCACCCTTTGCAACAAAATGCTTCTTCAGCTTCTCCACAACCTTGACAAAATCAAGGTCAACATCCCCAACCAAAAGGCTAGGGCTAGCAGCAACAGCATCCACCAATGTAGAAGCTGCAACACCAAGCTCCTCATAAGCCTTCAGCTTCAAACTCAAAACCCCAGATTCAAATTTAACACAAAAATGGGATACAAAGTGAGGAAAGCAAATTAATTGTTTGAGGGGAAAAATGTGATCATAGTTCTTCAATCAACCCACTCATCATATCGCTGAAAATCCTCCTCCTTGAAGGGGAACTTCTCTGGCCATTTACACATTTTTCAGTATCTGCAAAATGGTGATATGgtgaaaaaaattagaaaaaacaaATAGAACCAAGTTTTCAGCAAATGTCAAGCAAAAAGTGGAACACAAGACTTTAGCCCATGAGAGACATGTTAAAATCAGTTGAGAAGTTTAGCACCAGACAAAATAACTCTTTTGCATTGCTTGAATTGTTCTAAACCATTAACAATATCCCCTATTTCAGAGCTTGAATAATGAGGCAAACATCACCTCTGTACACAACCTATTCATGATACAGATATGCAGAATTTCATGTTTTAAAGTTCTTGAACTTGCTACTTCTATATTTAAACCAAGAATATGAATATGTTTGAATCATTCATTTTCAAAACATCATTTAGGAAcataacccccccccccccccaagcgCTTTCCAGTAGGAGAAACAGGTACCCCCTATCCCAGAAAAATATTCATTATGGAACATTGCACAAAATATCATATAAATCTTTGGTACTGCTTCACAGCTCTCAGCATACTGTGTATCAATTCAGAAAGTCAGCAATCAGTATTCCAAAGCCTTCTTACAAGTAGGCACCAACAAGGAACATGTCAACTAATCGCGTATAAAAGTATATGTAAAAAATATACTAATGTCAGTAATGTGCAGACTCGACGGAGAATATAAAGTACTGGGGATTCATATTTTGAGGGATCAACCTAATCTTAACAGAATTAATTGATAACTTCTGACTTTCAACGACCAAAGTAAGTTCTACTCTAAAACAactagatgaaaaaaaaaacctcacttTCTAACTGGAAACTAGAGTGTGGTGATCTTAGAAAAAGACAATAAAAATCTGTGAAAGAAAAAAGGAAGATACTTTTCAACTAGTACTTATCAGAAATTACTGGTAGGTGTAAAATGTTCATGTCCAAAGATACTGAAAGCACCTCATACTGTTACTCGAAATATGGGATGAGGACGAAGGTGTCTGCATTGGCAATCTTGTGATGCATCTGGGTTCTGGTTGCAGAGCTCTGAACACAGTACTCTCAGTTTAACTAGTCAGCAATTGAGTCAAATGTTTTCTTCCCATTGCCCTTGTATGACATTACATCTAAAACCTCTATATCAAGGGGTCAGGGTTTATTTGCTCTTATCATGTAAATGCAATTAATTGTCTACAAGCAAAATCAAAGCATGAGTCCAAAGAGGTTAAACTAGGAACTATGCTCTCAAGTAAACTTTAGACAGATATATTATAATAACAATGAACCTGTCCACAGAGCAAATCACGGATATATACACCCATTGTAGTCATTAGTCCATTAGATCCAGGAGAAAATTCCTGTAGTAAAGGATCATAATTTTAATATGAATAATAACTTGCATAGCACTTTCAGATGGTATCACAAGAATAGATGATAATTCAAGAAAGCTGAAACCCAACACGTAAAGTATTATTCTTAGAAAAAGGACCATTTACGcacaaaatataaaataaataataaaatcttGATAGATTTGTTTAAAACTTCATCTGGCACACAAAAAATATTGACAAGGCATGCTATTTGCATAGTTCCATATGAAGCAACTATAAATAGTGGTTAGCCAAGTAGAAAATAGAATATTACAAAAAATTAAAGGTGTGTGACATCAAAGTTCCAGTAAAATCCAATTTGAGTCATGGGGAAGTACATGTTAATGCAAGAAAGTCAACAGTCAATTTATTTTAAGTcaaataatgaagaaaaaacaaatataattattaGAGCACagtaagaagaaagagaaaatagaTCAAAAACCTAATAAATGTCATTGGACGATAGACTTCTGGGGCTATAAAGATAATAACCATATCCTCATACCTCATCATCCTTTATATATGGTTCAAACCAGCTCCACAGAGTCTTTGGATCAGCAACGTATCTAAGATAGAGAAATCAAACAACCAAGAAACTTGACATAGAcctaaacaaaaattaaaaaatgtagaaAAGCAGCTGAAGAAAACCTCTTATGATGATGCCAGGTATAATACAACCAAACCATCCATTGTCTCATTATACAAAACTCGAGATCTAGAGAAGGGAATACAAGGTGCAAGTTAGTGCCTTCCTAGCATCGTGAAAATTAGAAGTAAAAAGGCAGAGATGTTATTGGTTCATTGAAAAAATCATTGAAGCATATGATCCTATGATCAATCTACTATCTCCTGGTCTTAACTATCTTACATTGGAAATTCAACAAACCCACTAACACACTCAACTCAGACTCAATTATGATAATTTAAGATATATTATACAACAAACAAGTGAAATCATATACAAACAAATCAAATTGTATCATGAGTCATGAGGATTAATCTTCTCTAGTCTTGACACACAAGATGGTCAATTATGAAGGTATGTATTAATTCATCAGATCCTACAaatataaaattgtaaaaaagatcttcatgcataaagcaaataaaaactGCATGCACAGACACAAATGCACCACAATGAACACACAGTTATTTCACTTCTCACCACTTAAACCAGAAATGTCCCCtatacattttcaggaaccTTTACATACCGCTCTTATGTAAGGAGAATCAGGTTGTTTCAATAGCCCATTCATTGTAAAGAACTTGTAAAGAAGACAGCAAGAAGTTGAAGGACCACGACAATTCCCCGTCATCCATGGTTCCACGAGATCAACTTGATTGTAGATCTCATCAAAAACTTCATGGTATGTTTTTAAGCGATAGAGCTCCTTGAAGTA
This is a stretch of genomic DNA from Lotus japonicus ecotype B-129 chromosome 1, LjGifu_v1.2. It encodes these proteins:
- the LOC130730695 gene encoding pre-mRNA splicing factor SR-like 1, whose amino-acid sequence is MEIQTSGRPIESLLEKVLCMNILSSDYFKELYRLKTYHEVFDEIYNQVDLVEPWMTGNCRGPSTSCCLLYKFFTMNGLLKQPDSPYIRAILKNV